A region of Arabidopsis thaliana chromosome 5, partial sequence DNA encodes the following proteins:
- the PKP-BETA1 gene encoding plastidic pyruvate kinase beta subunit 1 (plastidic pyruvate kinase beta subunit 1 (PKP-BETA1); FUNCTIONS IN: pyruvate kinase activity; INVOLVED IN: response to cadmium ion, glycolysis, seed development, fatty acid biosynthetic process, lipid metabolic process; LOCATED IN: mitochondrion, chloroplast, chloroplast stroma; EXPRESSED IN: 24 plant structures; EXPRESSED DURING: 15 growth stages; CONTAINS InterPro DOMAIN/s: Pyruvate kinase, C-terminal-like (InterPro:IPR015795), Pyruvate kinase, active site (InterPro:IPR018209), Pyruvate kinase, beta-barrel-like (InterPro:IPR011037), Pyruvate kinase, alpha/beta (InterPro:IPR015794), Pyruvate/Phosphoenolpyruvate kinase, catalytic core (InterPro:IPR015813), Pyruvate kinase (InterPro:IPR001697), Pyruvate kinase, barrel (InterPro:IPR015793); BEST Arabidopsis thaliana protein match is: plastidial pyruvate kinase 3 (TAIR:AT1G32440.1); Has 1807 Blast hits to 1807 proteins in 277 species: Archae - 0; Bacteria - 0; Metazoa - 736; Fungi - 347; Plants - 385; Viruses - 0; Other Eukaryotes - 339 (source: NCBI BLink).) — translation MAQVVATRSIQGSMLSPNGGSVSTRSEKLLKPASFAVKVLGNEAKRSGRVSVRSRRVVDTTVRSARVETEVIPVSPEDVPNREEQLERLLEMQQFGDTSVGMWSKPTVRRKTKIVCTVGPSTNTREMIWKLAEAGMNVARMNMSHGDHASHKKVIDLVKEYNAQTKDNTIAIMLDTKGPEVRSGDLPQPIMLDPGQEFTFTIERGVSTPSCVSVNYDDFVNDVEAGDMLLVDGGMMSFMVKSKTKDSVKCEVVDGGELKSRRHLNVRGKSATLPSITEKDWEDIKFGVENKVDFYAVSFVKDAQVVHELKKYLQNSGADIHVIVKIESADSIPNLHSIITASDGAMVARGDLGAELPIEEVPILQEEIINLCRSMGKAVIVATNMLESMIVHPTPTRAEVSDIAIAVREGADAVMLSGETAHGKFPLKAAGVMHTVALRTEATITSGEMPPNLGQAFKNHMSEMFAYHATMMSNTLGTSTVVFTRTGFMAILLSHYRPSGTIYAFTNEKKIQQRLALYQGVCPIYMEFTDDAEETFANALATLLKQGMVKKGEEIAIVQSGTQPIWRSQSTHNIQVRKV, via the exons ATGGCTCAAGTGGTTGCTACCAGGTCAATTCAAGGCTCGATGTTATCTCCCAACGGTGGATCTGTGTCTACAAGATCCGAGAAGCTATTGAAACCAGCGAGTTTTGCAGTGAAGGTTCTTGGCAACGAAGCAAAGAGAAGTGGAAGAGTCTCTGTAAGAAGCAGAAGAGTGGTTGATACTACTGTGAGATCCGCTCGTGTTGAGACTGAAGTCATTCCTGTTTCTCCTGAAGATGTGCCTAAC AGAGAGGAGCAGCTTGAGAGGTTGTTGGAAATGCAGCAGTTTGGTGATACATCGGTAGGGATGTGGTCGAAGCCGACAGTGAGGAGGAAGACAAAGATTGTTTGCACCGTTGGTCCGTCGACCAACACACGAGAAATGATATGGAAATTGGCTGAAGCTGGGATGAATGTTGCTAGGATGAATATGTCTCATGGAGATCATGCTTCACATAAGAAGGTTATTGATTTGGTTAAAGAATACAATGCACAAACTAAAGACAACACTATTGCTATCATGCTTGACACcaag GGTCCGGAAGTTAGGAGTGGAGATTTACCTCAGCCAATTATGTTAGATCCTGGTCAAGAGTTTACCTTTACAATTGAGAGAGGAGTCAGCACACCAAGTTGTGTCAGTGTTAACTATGATGATTTCGTTAATGACGTGGAAGCGGGTGACATGCTTCTTGTTGATG GTGGTATGATGTCGTTtatggtgaagtcaaagaccAAAGACTCTGTCAAATGTGAAGTTGTTGATGGTGGAGAACTTAAGTCAAGGAGACACCTGAATGTCCGAGGAAAGAGTGCAACTTTACCTTCAATCACTG AGAAGGACTGGGAGGATATTAAATTTGGAGTGGAGAACAAAGTTGACTTTTATGCAGTTTCCTTTGTCAAAGATGCTCAAGTTGTACACGAGTTGAAGAAATACCTTCAAA ATAGTGGTGCTGATATACACGTGATAGTGAAAATTGAGAGTGCAGACTCCATACCTAACTTGCACTCCATTATCACAGCATCAGATGGG GCAATGGTTGCAAGAGGTGATCTTGGTGCAGAGCTTCCAATTGAAGAAGTCCCCATTCTTCAG GAGGAGATCATTAACCTGTGCCGTAGTATGGGAAAAGCTGTTATTGTTGCGACTAACATGCTTGAGAGTATGATAGTTCATCCAACTCCAACCCGGGCAGAGGTCTCAGACATTGCTATCGCTGTTAGAGAAGGTGCTGATGCGGTAATGCTTTCAGGAGAAACTGCTCACGGAAA GTTCCCATTGAAAGCTGCTGGAGTGATGCACACTGTTGCATTGCGAACAGAAGCAACCATTACTAGCGGTGAAATGCCACCTAATCTTGGTCAAGCCTTCAAG AACCATATGAGTGAGATGTTTGCATACCATGCAACCATGATGTCAAACACACTTGGAACTTCAACTGTTGTCTTCACCAGAACCGGTTTCATGGCCATATTGTTAAGTCACTATCGTCCTTCCGGCACAATCTATGCCTTCACAAATGA gaaaaaaatacaacaaagaTTAGCTTTGTATCAAGGTGTATGCCCCATATATATGGAGTTCACAGATGATGCAGAAGAAACTTTTGCTAATGCTTTGGCTACATTACTG AAACAAGGAATGGTGAAGAAGGGAGAGGAAATAGCAATCGTACAGAGCGGTACACAGCCAATCTGGCGATCTCAATCGACACATAACATCCAAGTCCGCAAGGTTTAA
- a CDS encoding hypothetical protein (DUF295) (Protein of unknown function (DUF295); CONTAINS InterPro DOMAIN/s: Protein of unknown function DUF295 (InterPro:IPR005174); BEST Arabidopsis thaliana protein match is: Protein of unknown function (DUF295) (TAIR:AT5G52940.1); Has 1807 Blast hits to 1807 proteins in 277 species: Archae - 0; Bacteria - 0; Metazoa - 736; Fungi - 347; Plants - 385; Viruses - 0; Other Eukaryotes - 339 (source: NCBI BLink).) — MLSLRLSRLVKPATVRSSLLLSLTSSGFSTTSSVQTPPFSILHARPCGADLGKLIILTATGDLTTLDKTVPLELMKEMVMIGASHGWIATLKEDGIMRLQDDLNPVASDSDPKHIPLPPLVTLPHCQTQVVTNVAMSSSSPEHEDCVVAVKFLGPQLSLCRPAQRNSEWTNIRIENQCFYSSPVMFSQKDGMFRIPGSGGNLIGSWDLHKHKKKPKIQRLRFKNLPELTKTKRELLHSCCTSQHLVESTTTDETFLVRWYRKATSSGVVKMKTKAAMVFKLDEEGNAVYTEDIGHLCIFLSKSEPFCVPANSIPGMCPNIVDLFDFDESATFGLDESSLFSSSHTYPAPYHIPPQTILD, encoded by the coding sequence ATGTTGTCTCTGCGTCTCAGCCGCCTTGTGAAACCTGCGACCGTGagatcatctcttcttctgagTCTCACTAGTAGTGGCTTCTCAACTACTTCCTCGGTGCAAACTCCTCCTTTTTCCATCCTCCACGCTAGACCTTGTGGAGCGGATCTCGGCAAACTCATCATTTTGACTGCTACTGGGGATCTCACCACTTTGGATAAGACAGTGCCACTCGAGTTGATGAAGGAAATGGTAATGATAGGGGCATCTCATGGCTGGATAGCTACTTTGAAGGAAGATGGAATAATGCGTCTCCAAGACGATCTCAACCCGGTTGCATCTGATTCAGATCCCAAACACATTCCCCTGCCCCCTCTTGTGACTCTGCCTCATTGCCAAACCCAAGTTGTCACCAACGTCGCCATGTCCTCCTCTTCTCCTGAGCATGAAGACTGTGTTGTCGCTGTCAAGTTCTTAGGACCTCAGCTGAGCTTATGTAGACCAGCTCAAAGAAACTCCGAGTGGACCAACATCAGAATCGAAAACCAATGTTTCTACTCCTCCCCTGTTATGTTTTCCCAGAAAGATGGAATGTTTCGTATTCCCGGATCTGGAGGTAACCTCATTGGATCATGGGATCTCcacaaacacaagaagaaaccCAAGATTCAGAGGTTGCGATTCAAGAACCTTCCCGAGCTCACCAAGACCAAAAGGGAGCTTTTGCATTCGTGTTGCACAAGCCAACACTTGGTTGAGTCAACAACTACAGATGAGACTTTCTTGGTTAGGTGGTACAGGAAGGCCACATCCAGTGGCGTcgtgaaaatgaaaacaaaagctgCGATGGTCTTCAAGCTAGACGAAGAAGGAAACGCAGTCTACACTGAAGACATCGGTCATCTCTGCATTTTCCTGTCAAAGTCTGAACCGTTTTGTGTCCCTGCTAACTCCATTCCTGGCATGTGCCCTAACATCGTCGATCTTTTTGATTTCGATGAATCCGCCACTTTCGGACTGGATGAGTCCTCCCTCTTTAGTTCTAGTCATACATACCCGGCCCCTTATCATATTCCACCACAAACTATCTTGGACTAG
- a CDS encoding hypothetical protein (DUF295) (Protein of unknown function (DUF295); LOCATED IN: mitochondrion; CONTAINS InterPro DOMAIN/s: Protein of unknown function DUF295 (InterPro:IPR005174); BEST Arabidopsis thaliana protein match is: Protein of unknown function (DUF295) (TAIR:AT5G52930.1); Has 1807 Blast hits to 1807 proteins in 277 species: Archae - 0; Bacteria - 0; Metazoa - 736; Fungi - 347; Plants - 385; Viruses - 0; Other Eukaryotes - 339 (source: NCBI BLink).): MAMLLSRLRLGKPVFVRSSLLHSNALSNSLLQNPPYHVFTADPSGPRYPDLGKLIIFEANGYDSTHLEKKVPMELVDGKARVTIGSSHGWVATLKDDGIVRLQDDLNLVASDTDPKRIPLPPLVTLPHCQTKVVTNVAMSSSSPEDEDCVVALKFLGPQLSLCRPAQRNSEWTNIRIENPCFYSSPVMFSKKDGTFRILGSGGHLIGSWDLHKHKNKPKIQRLRFKNLPELTKTKRELLHSCCTSQHLVESTTTNETFLVKWYRKDTSNGVVKMKTRAVMVFKLYEEGKAVYTQDIGDLCIFLSKSEPFCVTASSFPGMCPNEVHTLDVDEHALVDLSDSSIISGICTFGSPYYFPPPKIDS; encoded by the coding sequence ATGGCTATGCTTCTCAGCCGGCTCCGCCTTGGGAAACCTGTGTTTGTaagatcttctcttctccattcTAATGCCTTGTCAAATTCCTTGCTGCAAAACCCTCCTTATCACGTCTTCACCGCTGATCCTTCCGGACCAAGATACCCGGATCTCGGAAAACTCATTATTTTCGAAGCTAATGGATATGACAGCACTCATTTGGAAAAGAAGGTACCAATGGAGTTGGTGGATGGAAAGGCCAGGGTAACTATCGGGTCCTCTCATGGCTGGGTAGCTACTTTGAAAGACGATGGAATAGTGCGTCTCCAAGACGATCTAAACCTGGTTGCATCTGATACAGATCCGAAACGCATTCCCCTGCCTCCTCTTGTGACTCTGCCTCATTGCCAAACCAAAGTTGTCACCAACGTCgccatgtcttcttcttctcctgaGGATGAAGACTGTGTTGTCGCTCTCAAGTTCTTAGGACCTCAGCTCAGCTTATGTAGACCAGCTCAAAGAAACTCCGAGTGGACCAACATCAGAATCGAAAACCCATGTTTCTACTCATCCCCTGTTATGTTTTCCAAGAAAGACGGCACGTTTCGAATTCTTGGATCTGGAGGTCACCTCATTGGATCATGGGATCTCCacaaacacaagaacaaaCCCAAGATTCAGAGGTTGCGATTCAAAAACCTTCCCGAGCTCACCAAGACCAAAAGGGAGCTCTTGCATTCGTGTTGCACGAGCCAACACTTGGTTGAGTCAACAACCACAAATGAGACTTTCTTGGTTAAGTGGTATAGGAAGGACACATCCAATGGCGtggtgaaaatgaaaacaagagCTGTAATGGTCTTCAAGCTATACGAAGAAGGGAAAGCTGTTTACACTCAAGACATCGGAGATCTCTGCATTTTCCTGTCAAAGTCTGAACCCTTTTGTGTCACTGCTAGCTCCTTTCCCGGCATGTGCCCTAACGAAGTCCACACCTTGGATGTTGACGAACACGCACTTGTCGATCTGTCTGATTCCTCCATCATTAGTGGGATTTGTACATTCGGGTCCCCTTACTATTTTCCACCTCCAAAAATTGACTCTTAG
- a CDS encoding LIM domain protein (unknown protein; Has 30201 Blast hits to 17322 proteins in 780 species: Archae - 12; Bacteria - 1396; Metazoa - 17338; Fungi - 3422; Plants - 5037; Viruses - 0; Other Eukaryotes - 2996 (source: NCBI BLink).), which yields MAGDLLYAKTQRFVLLIDLNPLLIKPNSEQYLAVVISAAEKLLLFPPLSASLFSFKFFFSSLSSLLSSSKLSSLSISSSPLSFDLPNPTLVSLKRAIDAVKGYELRSSSTVATAASPRGVNVAANLRQIVYDYAWEPVVRDPEIGMIPGFTDGGLDVVRSNLVVMFSPISRDLDWVSEFLDVKSGDECFSDLDLFKSKLREIFYCVNELFDDRDIQLSWIDVKSGDERCELGLKSGFFDSGIRELGWGHCSTDSIVFGSSVVPFGLIYPAIGISPKLSTSQKFTLQASLEIADINGKPMECKCGGELEFSSSEIFSGKRCDEFINLASGTEPVNHDSLVEQFCDGSTKLSIKALRMCDDLIELERYTCDTFVVHQVSQDSDQDQEEESAFWADLVFQILGKETGERVAKRSSPIWQILLSYLYREGFSALVSFSNSNGSLRTGILKPFTFSSALICVFDNGVSPQTVDHEDSRKKVSCSEYKRKPRKNSLNDISWEEFCRSVKDYGQIDLEDVYFFKYSKSKKLKFLKCWMKQISKPRGCSLSVASNCNALEDVDANPIEEKNNSSEETDKASSPLPLAEEDIALSGNRISGKQESNTYVHASESSENFFVSLPSKIKQGIESEEIDLSALAERLVKSCVFYSSQRAEKDYSCESGTLLLVIDELTKMLLKDPKDLVAKFKKKDSSSVASERNCDEAGPSRIVREYELQILFRMEILRCKKGLGNEESVTQKFAKQICMFLEGIQCKLDGGFFGEWSLDKYVDKTIKARYQHILGGAVNIIYTEMDLLMFTDEDLEDSFMNNEDSSQSGRENIHSNFKNHHHSQSNEDVPGTSKQKNTEESREAKKEVEAQGMRERARRFSSFTSWMPDLCRVWAPKQTKNSKGKADQQQRTAKRKKEQRSVEYDRVCETPMTTIETKRIRTGNKDDYECETLPRSSVPKALFQDDCS from the exons ATGGCTGGAGATTTGTTATACGCCAAAACGCAGCGTTTTGTGCTTTTGATAGATCTTAATCCGCTTCTGATCAAACCCAATTCGGAGCAATACCTAGCCGTCGTGATCTCCGCCGCCGAGAAGCTTCTCTTATTTCCTCCTTTATCtgcttctctcttctctttcaaattcttcttttcttctctttcttctctcttatcaTCCTCAAAGCTCTCGTCACTCTCAATTTCATCTTCTCCGCTTTCATTTGACCTTCCTAACCCTACACTCGTCTCTCTCAAACGCGCCATCGACGCGGTTAAAGGATATGAACTTCGATCTAGCTCCACGGTGGCGACGGCGGCATCGCCTCGTGGGGTTAATGTCGCGGCGAATTTGCGACAGATTGTTTATGATTACGCTTGGGAACCGGTGGTTCGAGATCCGGAGATAGGTATGATTCCTGGATTTACTGATGGTGGATTAGATGTTGTGAGGTCGAATTTGGTTGTGATGTTTTCCCCAATTTCTAGGGATTTGGATTGGGTTTCTGAGTTTCTTGATGTTAAGAGTGGTGATGAGTGTTTTAGCGACTTGGATTTGTTTAAGTCAAAGTTAAGGGAGATTTTTTATTGTGTGAATGAGTTATTTGATGATAGAGATATTCAATTAAGCTGGATTGATGTTAAATCTGGAGATGAAAGATGTGAATTGGGATTGAAGTCTGGGTTTTTCGATAGTGGGATTAGAGAATTGGGTTGGGGGCATTGTTCTACTGattcaattgtttttggttcttcagTTGTTCCCTTTGGATTAATATATCCAGCAATTGGTATTTCCCCAAAGCTATCTACTAGCCAGAAATTTACCCTTCAGGCTAGTCTTGAGATTGCAGATATTAATGGTAAACCTATGGAATGCAAGTGTGGTGGTGAGttagagttttcttcttctgaaataTTTAGTGGGAAGAGGTGTGATGAGTTTATCAACTTAGCTAGTGGGACTGAGCCAGTCAATCATGACTCTCTAGTTGAACAGTTTTGTGATGGGAGTACCAAACTCAGTATTAAGGCCTTGAGGATGTGTGATGATCTTATTGAACTAGAGAGGTATACTTGCGATACTTTTGTTGTTCATCAAGTCTCCCAGGACTCTGATCAAGATCAGGAGGAGGAGAGTGCGTTTTGGGCTGACCTGGTTTTTCAGATATTAGGAAAGGAGACGGGTGAGAGAGTAGCCAAAAGATCATCACCCATTTGGCAGATCTTATTAAGTTATCTCTATAGGGAAGGTTTCTCAGCATTGGTATCTTTTTCAAATAGCAATGGTAGTTTGCGGACAGGAATCCTCAAGCCCTTCACTTTTTCCTCGGCCTTAATCTGTGTTTTTGACAATGGAGTGTCTCCTCAAACTGTGGATCATGAAGATAGCAGGAAGAAAGTCAGTTGTAGcgaatataaaagaaaaccaagGAAAAATTCTCTTAATGACATTAGCTGGGAGGAGTTCTGCAGATCAGTGAAAGATTATGGTCAAATAGATCTAGAAGATGTTTATTTCTTCAAGTATAGCAAGTCGAAGAAACTTAAGTTTCTGAAATGCTGGATGAAACAGATTAGTAAACCCAGAGGTTGCAGCTTATCCGTGGCTAGTAATTGCAATGCATTGGAGGATGTGGACGCAAATCCAATTGAGGAAAAGAACAACTCCTCTGAAGAGACAGATAAAGCTAGTTCTCCTTTACCTCTAGCTGAAGAGGACATTGCTTTGAGTGGAAATCGTATATCCGGAAAGCAGGAAAGTAATACGTATGTTCATGCATCAGAATCATCAGAGAATTTCTTCGTTAGTCTTCCTAGTAAAATCAAGCAAGGGATAGAGTCTGAAGAAATAGACTTGTCAGCTCTTGCCGAGCGGCTTGTCAAGTCTTGTGTCTTCTACTCCTCTCAAAGAGCTGAGAAGGACTATAGCTGTGAGAGTGGAACCCTCTTGTTGGTCATTGACGAGCTAACCAAGATGTTACTGAAAGATCCGAAAGATTTAGTTGCCAAgttcaaaaagaaagattcatcATCAGTGGCTAGTGAGCGGAATTGTGATGAAGCTGGACCCAGTAGGATCGTTAGAGA ATACGAGCTGCAGATTCTTTTCAGGATGGAGATTCTAAGATGTAAGAAAGGTTTGGGAAATGAAGAATCTGTGACACAGAAGTTTGCAAAACAGATTTGCATGTTCCTTGAGGGCATTCAGTGCAAGTTAGATGGCGGATTCTTTGGTGAATGGAGCCTTGATAAGTATGTAGACAAAACTATAAAAGCCAG GTATCAGCATATTCTGGGAGGAGCTgtcaatataatatatacagaGATGGATCTGCTCATGTTCACTGATGAGGATCTTGAAGATAGTTTCATGAACAATGAAGACAGTAGTCAATCAGGGAGAGAAAATATCCATAGCAATTtcaaaaatcatcatcatagtCAAAGTAATGAAGATGTTCCTGGTACGAGTAAGCAGAAAAACACTGAGGAAAGCAGAGAAGCTAAGAAAGAGGTTGAAGCACAAGGAATGAGGGAGAGGGCAAGAAGATTCTCGAGTTTCACAAGTTGGATGCCTGATCTTTGTAGAGTCTGGGCACCAAAACAAACGAAGAACTCTAAAGGCAAGGCCGACCAGCAACAGAGAACGgccaaaagaaagaaggagcAAAGATCAGTGGAATATGATAGAGTATGTGAGACACCAATGACAACAATAGAGACCAAACGAATACGAACTGGTAACAAAGATGACTACGAATGTGAGACTTTGCCTCGTAGTTCAGTACCAAAGGCTTTGTTTCAGGATGATTGTTCTTAG
- a CDS encoding LIM domain protein codes for MAGDLLYAKTQRFVLLIDLNPLLIKPNSEQYLAVVISAAEKLLLFPPLSASLFSFKFFFSSLSSLLSSSKLSSLSISSSPLSFDLPNPTLVSLKRAIDAVKGYELRSSSTVATAASPRGVNVAANLRQIVYDYAWEPVVRDPEIGMIPGFTDGGLDVVRSNLVVMFSPISRDLDWVSEFLDVKSGDECFSDLDLFKSKLREIFYCVNELFDDRDIQLSWIDVKSGDERCELGLKSGFFDSGIRELGWGHCSTDSIVFGSSVVPFGLIYPAIGISPKLSTSQKFTLQASLEIADINGKPMECKCGGELEFSSSEIFSGKRCDEFINLASGTEPVNHDSLVEQFCDGSTKLSIKALRMCDDLIELERYTCDTFVVHQVSQDSDQDQEEESAFWADLVFQILGKETGERVAKRSSPIWQILLSYLYREGFSALVSFSNSNGSLRTGILKPFTFSSALICVFDNGVSPQTVDHEDSRKKVSCSEYKRKPRKNSLNDISWEEFCRSVKDYGQIDLEDVYFFKYSKSKKLKFLKCWMKQISKPRGCSLSVASNCNALEDVDANPIEEKNNSSEETDKASSPLPLAEEDIALSGNRISGKQESNTYVHASESSENFFVSLPSKIKQGIESEEIDLSALAERLVKSCVFYSSQRAEKDYSCESGTLLLVIDELTKMLLKDPKDLVAKFKKKDSSSVASERNCDEAGPSRIVREYPFTFCLVTVANLFIY; via the coding sequence ATGGCTGGAGATTTGTTATACGCCAAAACGCAGCGTTTTGTGCTTTTGATAGATCTTAATCCGCTTCTGATCAAACCCAATTCGGAGCAATACCTAGCCGTCGTGATCTCCGCCGCCGAGAAGCTTCTCTTATTTCCTCCTTTATCtgcttctctcttctctttcaaattcttcttttcttctctttcttctctcttatcaTCCTCAAAGCTCTCGTCACTCTCAATTTCATCTTCTCCGCTTTCATTTGACCTTCCTAACCCTACACTCGTCTCTCTCAAACGCGCCATCGACGCGGTTAAAGGATATGAACTTCGATCTAGCTCCACGGTGGCGACGGCGGCATCGCCTCGTGGGGTTAATGTCGCGGCGAATTTGCGACAGATTGTTTATGATTACGCTTGGGAACCGGTGGTTCGAGATCCGGAGATAGGTATGATTCCTGGATTTACTGATGGTGGATTAGATGTTGTGAGGTCGAATTTGGTTGTGATGTTTTCCCCAATTTCTAGGGATTTGGATTGGGTTTCTGAGTTTCTTGATGTTAAGAGTGGTGATGAGTGTTTTAGCGACTTGGATTTGTTTAAGTCAAAGTTAAGGGAGATTTTTTATTGTGTGAATGAGTTATTTGATGATAGAGATATTCAATTAAGCTGGATTGATGTTAAATCTGGAGATGAAAGATGTGAATTGGGATTGAAGTCTGGGTTTTTCGATAGTGGGATTAGAGAATTGGGTTGGGGGCATTGTTCTACTGattcaattgtttttggttcttcagTTGTTCCCTTTGGATTAATATATCCAGCAATTGGTATTTCCCCAAAGCTATCTACTAGCCAGAAATTTACCCTTCAGGCTAGTCTTGAGATTGCAGATATTAATGGTAAACCTATGGAATGCAAGTGTGGTGGTGAGttagagttttcttcttctgaaataTTTAGTGGGAAGAGGTGTGATGAGTTTATCAACTTAGCTAGTGGGACTGAGCCAGTCAATCATGACTCTCTAGTTGAACAGTTTTGTGATGGGAGTACCAAACTCAGTATTAAGGCCTTGAGGATGTGTGATGATCTTATTGAACTAGAGAGGTATACTTGCGATACTTTTGTTGTTCATCAAGTCTCCCAGGACTCTGATCAAGATCAGGAGGAGGAGAGTGCGTTTTGGGCTGACCTGGTTTTTCAGATATTAGGAAAGGAGACGGGTGAGAGAGTAGCCAAAAGATCATCACCCATTTGGCAGATCTTATTAAGTTATCTCTATAGGGAAGGTTTCTCAGCATTGGTATCTTTTTCAAATAGCAATGGTAGTTTGCGGACAGGAATCCTCAAGCCCTTCACTTTTTCCTCGGCCTTAATCTGTGTTTTTGACAATGGAGTGTCTCCTCAAACTGTGGATCATGAAGATAGCAGGAAGAAAGTCAGTTGTAGcgaatataaaagaaaaccaagGAAAAATTCTCTTAATGACATTAGCTGGGAGGAGTTCTGCAGATCAGTGAAAGATTATGGTCAAATAGATCTAGAAGATGTTTATTTCTTCAAGTATAGCAAGTCGAAGAAACTTAAGTTTCTGAAATGCTGGATGAAACAGATTAGTAAACCCAGAGGTTGCAGCTTATCCGTGGCTAGTAATTGCAATGCATTGGAGGATGTGGACGCAAATCCAATTGAGGAAAAGAACAACTCCTCTGAAGAGACAGATAAAGCTAGTTCTCCTTTACCTCTAGCTGAAGAGGACATTGCTTTGAGTGGAAATCGTATATCCGGAAAGCAGGAAAGTAATACGTATGTTCATGCATCAGAATCATCAGAGAATTTCTTCGTTAGTCTTCCTAGTAAAATCAAGCAAGGGATAGAGTCTGAAGAAATAGACTTGTCAGCTCTTGCCGAGCGGCTTGTCAAGTCTTGTGTCTTCTACTCCTCTCAAAGAGCTGAGAAGGACTATAGCTGTGAGAGTGGAACCCTCTTGTTGGTCATTGACGAGCTAACCAAGATGTTACTGAAAGATCCGAAAGATTTAGTTGCCAAgttcaaaaagaaagattcatcATCAGTGGCTAGTGAGCGGAATTGTGATGAAGCTGGACCCAGTAGGATCGTTAGAGAGTATCCTTTTACTTTCTGTTTGGTTACAGTAGCCAACTTATTCATTTACTGA